Proteins from one Capricornis sumatraensis isolate serow.1 chromosome 2, serow.2, whole genome shotgun sequence genomic window:
- the SRP19 gene encoding signal recognition particle 19 kDa protein isoform X3, with translation MACAAARSPADQDRFICIYPAYLNNKKTIAEGRRIPISKAVENPTATEIQDVCAAVGLNVFLEKNKMYSREWNRDLQYRGRVRVQLKQEDGSLCLVQFPSLYMLSLTSGS, from the exons ATGGCTTGCGCCGCGGCGCGGTCCCCGGCCGACCAGGACAG GTTCATTTGtatttatcctgcttatttaaataaCAAGAAGACCATCGCGGAGGGGCGGCGAATCCCCATAAGTAAG GCTGTTGAAAATCCTACAGCTACAGAGATTCAAGATGTATGTGCAGCAGTTGGACTTAATGTATTTCTTGAG aaaaataaaatgtactctAGAGAATGGAATCGTGATCTTCAGTACAGGGGCAGAGTCCGGGTCCAGCTCAAACAGGAAGATGGCAGCCTCTGTCTTGTACAGTTCCCATCAC TTTATATGCTAAGCCTAACTTCTGGTTCCTAG
- the SRP19 gene encoding signal recognition particle 19 kDa protein isoform X2, translating to MACAAARSPADQDRFICIYPAYLNNKKTIAEGRRIPISKKNKMYSREWNRDLQYRGRVRVQLKQEDGSLCLVQFPSRKSVMLYAAEMIPKLKTRTQKTGGGDQSLQQGEGSKKGKGKKKK from the exons ATGGCTTGCGCCGCGGCGCGGTCCCCGGCCGACCAGGACAG GTTCATTTGtatttatcctgcttatttaaataaCAAGAAGACCATCGCGGAGGGGCGGCGAATCCCCATAAGTAAG aaaaataaaatgtactctAGAGAATGGAATCGTGATCTTCAGTACAGGGGCAGAGTCCGGGTCCAGCTCAAACAGGAAGATGGCAGCCTCTGTCTTGTACAGTTCCCATCAC GTAAGTCAGTAATGTTGTATGCTGCAGAAATGATACCTAAACTGAAAACAAGGACACAAAaaacaggaggtggtgaccaaagtCTTCAGCAAGGAGAGGGAagtaagaaagggaaaggaaagaagaagaagtGA
- the SRP19 gene encoding signal recognition particle 19 kDa protein isoform X1 — protein sequence MACAAARSPADQDRFICIYPAYLNNKKTIAEGRRIPISKAVENPTATEIQDVCAAVGLNVFLEKNKMYSREWNRDLQYRGRVRVQLKQEDGSLCLVQFPSRKSVMLYAAEMIPKLKTRTQKTGGGDQSLQQGEGSKKGKGKKKK from the exons ATGGCTTGCGCCGCGGCGCGGTCCCCGGCCGACCAGGACAG GTTCATTTGtatttatcctgcttatttaaataaCAAGAAGACCATCGCGGAGGGGCGGCGAATCCCCATAAGTAAG GCTGTTGAAAATCCTACAGCTACAGAGATTCAAGATGTATGTGCAGCAGTTGGACTTAATGTATTTCTTGAG aaaaataaaatgtactctAGAGAATGGAATCGTGATCTTCAGTACAGGGGCAGAGTCCGGGTCCAGCTCAAACAGGAAGATGGCAGCCTCTGTCTTGTACAGTTCCCATCAC GTAAGTCAGTAATGTTGTATGCTGCAGAAATGATACCTAAACTGAAAACAAGGACACAAAaaacaggaggtggtgaccaaagtCTTCAGCAAGGAGAGGGAagtaagaaagggaaaggaaagaagaagaagtGA
- the SRP19 gene encoding signal recognition particle 19 kDa protein isoform X4 has translation MACAAARSPADQDRLLKILQLQRFKMYVQQLDLMYFLRKIKCTLENGIVIFSTGAESGSSSNRKMAASVLYSSHHVSQ, from the exons ATGGCTTGCGCCGCGGCGCGGTCCCCGGCCGACCAGGACAG GCTGTTGAAAATCCTACAGCTACAGAGATTCAAGATGTATGTGCAGCAGTTGGACTTAATGTATTTCTTGAG aaaaataaaatgtactctAGAGAATGGAATCGTGATCTTCAGTACAGGGGCAGAGTCCGGGTCCAGCTCAAACAGGAAGATGGCAGCCTCTGTCTTGTACAGTTCCCATCAC GTAAGTCAGTAA